A genomic region of Blattabacterium cuenoti contains the following coding sequences:
- a CDS encoding LptF/LptG family permease produces the protein MKIIDRYIIRNFIVTFLFITISLQFLSVVIDISQRMHRLENNKGSIKEALIFYYPFWSIWLINTFSPISVFLSVIFFTSKLTHNSEITAILSSGISFRRLTIPYLLSAIIIGIVALIINYYFLPVANKKKNQFHYQYMLSPRYKNKYEKNKTISAKISKNEYIFIRNFSKKENIGKECVYQKFYGKKLIYILKSRTIFWSKKHRIYILFDYKETIIKKNHDFFFIGDYKIKKFPITPEQLLPEEYIAETMNIHELKKFIDAEENKKNMNMHLNEYYQRTSSPFSTLIFTILGLSISTKRKKGEIAYNMIIGMALAFFYIFFIEITKIYSNKDYIPSYLAVWLPNIIYGIITLFFYWNRCINH, from the coding sequence ATGAAAATTATTGACCGTTATATTATTCGAAATTTCATTGTAACTTTTCTCTTTATTACTATCTCGTTACAATTCCTATCTGTGGTTATAGACATATCACAACGGATGCACCGTTTAGAAAATAATAAAGGATCAATTAAAGAGGCCTTAATTTTTTATTACCCTTTTTGGTCCATATGGTTAATTAATACTTTTTCTCCTATCTCCGTTTTTTTATCTGTTATTTTTTTCACATCTAAATTAACACATAATTCAGAAATTACAGCTATTCTATCAAGTGGAATTAGTTTTAGAAGATTGACTATCCCTTACTTATTATCAGCTATTATAATAGGAATTGTAGCTTTAATAATAAATTATTATTTTTTACCTGTGGCTAACAAAAAAAAAAATCAATTTCATTATCAATATATGTTAAGTCCAAGATATAAAAATAAATATGAAAAAAATAAAACAATAAGTGCTAAAATTTCAAAAAATGAATACATTTTTATTCGAAATTTTTCAAAAAAAGAGAATATAGGAAAAGAATGTGTTTATCAAAAATTTTATGGAAAAAAGTTAATATATATTCTAAAATCTAGAACCATTTTTTGGTCTAAAAAACATAGAATATATATTCTGTTTGATTATAAAGAAACTATAATAAAAAAAAATCATGATTTTTTTTTTATAGGAGATTATAAGATTAAAAAATTTCCTATAACTCCAGAACAACTTTTACCAGAAGAATATATAGCAGAAACTATGAATATTCATGAATTGAAAAAATTTATTGATGCAGAAGAAAATAAAAAAAATATGAATATGCATTTAAATGAATATTATCAAAGAACAAGTTCCCCATTTTCTACTTTAATATTTACCATTTTGGGATTATCCATATCAACGAAAAGAAAAAAAGGAGAAATTGCTTATAATATGATTATAGGAATGGCTTTAGCTTTTTTTTATATCTTTTTTATAGAAATTACGAAAATATATTCTAATAAAGATTATATTCCTTCTTATTTAGCTGTTTGGCTTCCTAACATTATTTATGGAATAATTACGTTATTTTTTTATTGGAATAGATGTATAAATCATTAA
- a CDS encoding Do family serine endopeptidase, which produces MKKIVFYIALSSIMSSIITIAAYKQYAKEESFLFPYTSSLAKTKWPSSNSSSLVSTTGFPDFTRVVSKTIHTVVNVKNYSKKYNNQFDPFDFFFGFPDDFGNSRGRKPQKNDIPGLHGSGVIISPDGYIVTNNHVIKDAEKIEITLSDQRTFKAKLIGTDSSTDIALLKINEKNLPFIYFSDSNKVQVGEWVLAIGNPFDLNSTVTAGIISAKNRSLGILRGETQSAIESFFQTDAAVNPGNSGGALINTNGELIGINTAISSASGNFIGYSFAAPSNLVAKVIQDIKKYGTVQRAYLGVKGMDLSKTEYLKAYNQETHQNIKSQQGFLIGEVFEKSGAADAGLKKGDIIKSIDEKPIQNVADLSFIVGIKYPGDKVKVNIIRNRQKKTFNVILKDLQGRTKIRTKEEIPPSELLGAIFEPLSQEYKRDFGIDYGIRIREIRTGRLNAIGLEEGDIILSINGKKMKKPNDVDRVLKKYSGDVTIKSMKQNGQVYIAGFEIN; this is translated from the coding sequence ATGAAGAAAATAGTTTTTTATATTGCATTAAGCAGTATTATGAGTTCAATAATAACTATTGCTGCATATAAACAATACGCTAAAGAAGAGTCTTTCCTTTTTCCATATACATCATCTTTAGCAAAAACAAAATGGCCCTCATCAAATTCTTCATCATTGGTTAGTACGACTGGATTTCCAGATTTTACTAGAGTTGTATCAAAAACGATACATACAGTAGTCAATGTTAAAAATTATTCAAAAAAATATAATAATCAATTTGATCCATTTGATTTCTTTTTTGGGTTTCCTGATGATTTTGGAAATAGTAGAGGAAGAAAACCTCAAAAAAATGATATTCCTGGACTTCATGGATCTGGGGTAATCATATCACCTGATGGATATATTGTAACTAATAATCATGTAATAAAAGATGCAGAAAAAATAGAAATTACTTTGAGTGATCAAAGAACTTTTAAAGCTAAATTAATAGGAACAGATTCTAGTACCGATATAGCTTTATTAAAAATTAATGAAAAAAATTTACCTTTCATTTATTTTTCAGATTCTAATAAAGTACAAGTAGGAGAATGGGTCCTAGCGATAGGAAACCCTTTTGATTTAAATTCTACTGTAACAGCTGGTATCATAAGTGCAAAAAATAGAAGTTTGGGAATATTGAGAGGAGAAACACAATCAGCCATTGAATCTTTTTTTCAAACAGATGCAGCTGTCAATCCTGGAAATAGTGGGGGGGCTTTAATCAATACAAATGGAGAATTAATTGGAATTAACACTGCCATTTCTTCAGCTTCAGGAAATTTTATAGGATATAGTTTTGCCGCCCCTTCTAACTTAGTAGCAAAAGTTATACAAGATATAAAAAAATATGGGACCGTACAACGTGCATATTTAGGAGTGAAAGGAATGGATCTTTCTAAAACAGAATATTTAAAAGCTTATAATCAAGAAACACATCAAAATATAAAATCACAACAAGGTTTTTTAATAGGAGAAGTTTTTGAAAAAAGTGGAGCGGCAGATGCCGGACTTAAAAAAGGGGATATCATAAAAAGCATAGATGAAAAACCTATACAAAATGTTGCAGATTTGTCATTTATTGTGGGGATCAAATATCCAGGAGATAAAGTAAAAGTAAATATTATACGAAACAGACAGAAAAAAACTTTTAACGTTATTTTAAAAGATTTACAAGGAAGAACCAAAATAAGAACTAAGGAGGAAATCCCCCCATCTGAATTATTAGGAGCAATATTTGAACCGCTTAGTCAAGAATATAAAAGAGATTTTGGAATTGATTATGGTATTAGAATAAGAGAGATAAGAACAGGGAGGTTAAACGCTATAGGATTGGAAGAAGGAGATATTATTTTATCTATTAATGGTAAAAAAATGAAAAAACCTAATGATGTTGATCGAGTTTTAAAAAAATACTCAGGAGATGTTACCATTAAATCTATGAAACAAAATGGACAAGTATACATAGCAGGATTTGAAATAAATTAA